A genomic window from Prunus persica cultivar Lovell chromosome G2, Prunus_persica_NCBIv2, whole genome shotgun sequence includes:
- the LOC18779579 gene encoding transcription factor DIVARICATA, which translates to MFQETAPCWSSMAQSASAPWTRFEDKLFEQALVRFSEDLPDRWERIAGEVPGKTPEEVLEHYETLVHDVLEIDSGRVELPSYADDSVVGWDTASQISFGSKLNKHGEPERKKGTPWTEQEHKLFLIGLKKFGKGDWRSISRNVVVTRTPTQVASHAQKYFLRQSSVKKERKRSSIHDITTVESNSVAVPADRNWIPPPGVPAQQPPLQQPQGHLPDQGGSMGYQDFGYPM; encoded by the exons ATGTTCCAAGAAACGGCGCCGTGTTGGTCGAGTATGGCTCAGTCGGCGTCGGCTCCGTGGACTCGGTTCGAGGACAAGCTCTTTGAGCAGGCGCTGGTCAGGTTCTCTGAGGACTTGCCCGATCGGTGGGAGAGGATCGCCGGGGAAGTTCCGGGCAAGACTCCCGAGGAGGTTCTGGAGCACTACGAAACTTTGGTTCACGATGTGTTGGAGATTGACTCGGGCCGAGTCGAGTTGCCGAGTTATGCTGATGACTCGGTGGTCGGTTGGGATACGGCTAGTCAGATCTCTTTCGGGTCCAAGCTCAATAAGCATGGCGAGCCCGAGAGGAAGAAGGGGACTCCTTGGACTGAACAAGAACACAA GTTATTTCTAATTGGACTAAAAAAGTTTGGTAAGGGCGACTGGAGGAGCATTTCGAGGAATGTGGTTGTGACAAGAACACCAACCCAAGTGGCTAGCCATGCCCAGAAGTATTTTCTTCGCCAAAGCTCagtgaaaaaggaaaggaaaagatcAAGCATTCACGACATAACCACTGTAGAAAGTAACTCGGTAGCTGTCCCTGCTGATCGAAATTGGATTCCTCCGCCTGGTGTTCCAGCTCAACAGCCTCCATTGCAACAGCCGCAGGGTCATTTGCCTGATCAAGGGGGTTCAATGGGGTATCAAGATTTTGGTTATCCGATGTAA